Proteins encoded in a region of the Takifugu flavidus isolate HTHZ2018 chromosome 10, ASM371156v2, whole genome shotgun sequence genome:
- the LOC130533154 gene encoding uncharacterized protein C1orf232, with protein MNPLWKLYKSKVLKSLNSEYEEDTAEEVTEVENDMISPDEVEEAPNVVSQLARKMQGAGTKGWNRLSALFNRDDEHQLLEESEGPPVADHPLAVKPEEAPPPSKRTGFWDSFAANWAAKKQADAATAASAAAAAASNETSGANDQDDDGATVARGQESQDGQITMEEVSGGGGAGEGQSGNNSFSKYMSLGGGSEEVSFKWNFVTSKLAELKTKAN; from the exons ATGAATCCGTTGTGGAAGTTGTATAAGAGCAAAGTGCTGAAGAGCCTGAACTCTGAGTATGAGGAGGACACAGCTGAAGAG gTCACGGAGGTAGAGAATGATATGATAAGCCCGGACGAGGTGGAGGAGGCTCCAAATGTTGTGTCCCAGTTGGCCAGAAAA atgcaGGGGGCTGGGACTAAAGGCTGGAACAGACTATCGGCGTTGTTCAACAGGGATGATGAGCACCAGCTCTTAGAGGAGTCTGAGGGGCCACCAGTCGCTGACCA CCCACTTGCAGTAAAACCAGAAGAAGCTCCTCCGCCTAGTAAGCGCACAGGATTCTGGGATAGCTTTGCTGCTAATTGGGCTGCTAAGAAGCAGGCAGACGCTGCGACAGCCGCctccgccgctgccgctgctgcttccAATGAGACATCAGGGGCCAATGACCAGGATGACGACGGGGCAACGGTGGCCAGAGGGCAGGAGAGCCAGGATGGGCAGATTACCATGGAGGAggtgagcggaggaggaggagcaggtgaagggCAAAGCGGCAACAACAGCTTCTCGAAGTACATGTCACTAGGAGGAGGTAGCGAGGAGGTGTCATTCAAGTGGAACTTTGTCACCAGCAAGCTGGCGGAGCTGAAGACCAAGGCCAACTAA